The Enoplosus armatus isolate fEnoArm2 chromosome 21, fEnoArm2.hap1, whole genome shotgun sequence genomic sequence TCATCTGTATGAATAAACAATTATCTTTACTTCATTCACTTCATTCAAAAACGTATTTGCACTCAGGTACAgcggcgctttgagctaaatgctaaatgtttaGCAGTTGTAATGTTTCCAATGTTCAGGGATCATCAGAGTTGTCACAACCCATCCAGAGGGGATCATGATTTTCTCGatcaaatgtcatggcaacccGTCCGACAGTTGTTGAGACTTTTCAGGCTGGGGTTAAATCATCTGATCTTTGTAATGCTCACTTCTTAGTCCGTGATAGCGCTGCGGTGAGGGGATTCTTTTGAGTTCTAACAATGCCAATCTGTATACTGccatcagatcagaatcagtgAATACTGTATTGATCCCCAAATTATacgaaaaaaaaagtattccgAGGGGGTCGCCCAAgtccaagtactaaccaggcccgaccctgcttagcttcccGAGATCGGACGATTAGCCAAACAAGGCACATCCTTCGAGCCGGAGATCACGATGGCATGATGTGATTATTGACATAATCAAGTTCATCAAACTCCTCTACAGGAAAGTGTTCCTGTAATTCAGCTTCTTCTGCTGTGAACTAACTTGTGGCTAACACTGCTACTGTGTAACttcactgtggtgtgtgtgtatgtgtgtgaatgactcAGTCGTGTTAGTCGTTCTGTGGTGCGAGTGACACAGTGTTGCGTCCATCCAAGCATTTGTTCATCCTGACTCTTTCAGGACAGACACGCCGCCGCAATCACCGATCTGCAGGTTTTTCCACCGGCTGAACCGCTTCGCCGTGCAGACGATGAGCGTGTGGAAGTCTACGGTGTCTTCTGCGAGTGCGAATGAATACAGACTTTGCAGAATCCCAGTTCTAAAGGCAGTTACGCAGAAGGGTGACATCAGATTCCGGATAGAATGTCATGTTGGAGACGTTAAATATGACATATCTGTACATCTTACAAATGTAATAAGATAGcaccaaggcaaaaaaaaccccgcCTTAAATGTCCAATTACAGTTCTTAAaacatagaaaatatatataagttaAAATAATGTTGCCCAGTTTTAAATCAGGGTAATTCTTAGGGATTTGACAAACATAGGCGCCGACCTGCTTTTGACCTTAAGAGTCAACCCAGGAGTAAAGAACGTCTCcactgaaatgaagaaaaagacacatttaccAACGCATTGACTTAGCCTCCACTCGCAAAGATGTGTAGGAGCACCTCTCAGTCGATCACATTACTAACACATGTATGCTCATTGTTCATTCCCTAAAAAGTCCTGACACCTCCTCAGTGATTTGTTAttctgtaaaaatatatacatatatatattaaaaacatatccATGATAATTATAGGAAATTggctgaaatggaaacaaaacaaaaaacccgGAACGTAGAAGCCGTTCGTATTTTCAGCTCCTTGAGGCATGTCCGTCATTCTGTTCCTGACCCTGCAGACAGTGTTTTGCGTTGGCCTCTAGGTGTCTGTCTTTCCCCCGTGACATACCATCAGGACATCCTGACTGAATCCAGCGCCAGCAAATCATAAACTGCCATTCGAGCGCGGCTAAATTCTTGGAATTGAACAGAGGAATCCAGTTATTATTCTAGAACTCTATGAGTTTTTGAGCCAGAGTGTGGGGGGATTTTCAGAACACATGGGAACACACTTGGTTAATGCTGCGCTGCCGTCTCTGGAGCTCAAACTTTATTTCAGACACAAACTTTCCTTTGTTACTTCATAATTATCCGACCGTTACTTTATGGAAGTTTTGATCGGACTTCTCAAAGAACTACATTGTCACTGCTCAGCTTGATGCGCCACTTTACCTGGAGGTGCGCGAACGAGAGTGAGTCATTGAAACGTAATCAGCGATGAATGAGTTAGCAACTAGTTCAGAGCTAAGACGCCAAATGCACCCCATGCCACCAGTGCACTCCCCTCCAATGTGTGCTTTTAATGTTCTCTCCTGTTGCCTGTGGATTAGTTCTCACTGCCCGGTCGTAAACAGTTGGTATTACTTGTTTGTTTCAATTAGTggtgagtgctgctgctgcctgcagtgACAAAATCAATAGTTCTGTTCCAACACATTATAACTAAAGCCAAAAATgattatggtgtgtgtgtgtgtgtgtgtttgtgtgtcagatgtGGGTGTatttatgtgggtgtgtgtgaatgtgaatgctAAATAGCTTGGAAATGTCAACCCACCGTGCTAGTCTTTTAATTACAGACCTAATATGAACTCTTCCATCATTTCAGTAGGACAGCAGTGGGAAGACTGTGTGCTCTTTCTCCTATGCAGTGATGCACTGATGTACAGGTTTTTCTGAACTGCATTGTTCctgtaatacatttatttgcacTAAAACCACACGTGCTGTTTCGTATTCGATCTGCTCTCTACTCGACAAACACGCCCGACTTAATATTACACATGTAGCCACAGggaacagcagcagtggcaacAAAGAGAACGTCGTGTTTGCTcgttttttttgcttgctttattgtttttacgTCTCTTCctcaaagacatttctttcaGATTTCCGATGGCAAGAAGATGATGTTAGTGGGGTTCCTAATAGGAAACACAGGGTTCGTGGCTGCATTTGTAAAAGCTATTGCAAGTGTATAATTATCAAAGATGTATGAAATCCATGATAATGTCTTATAATTTTTCAGTATTCAGTTATATTTCTGTTATTCAAGAATATTTTCACCACTGGTCATATTACTTGGTGCTAATGGTTCATCTAAAGGTCCCATGTTCTGCTCAttccagctctatgtttttattctgggacttccactagagcagctttgcatgattcacagttgaaaaaattATTTATGTATCCCCTCCctgccctttctgcagcccctctgccccccccccctctgtctgaaacaagccgtttgagacaaactgaacaccctccaaacacttgaagagtagttctggacagactgagcaggtggatgagctCATCGCTGTACTTGatgcagatgacctgctgggggggcgtggctgagggcactgactgtatagttgtgacatcacaaccttacagaagtcctgacggcggtttaaaggcacagtgtctgaatacgggctgtggTTCATTTCTCCGTGCACTGAACGTTGTGAGCatctagagctgctttataatcaaacaagacatggagatctcactttctacaatatgggacctttaaaaaataaagactttttcaGCTCTGGTGTATTGTGTAGTACATATGTAGTGGCAACGTCCAATGATTTTGGTTTCAGGAAACTTTGGTCtggtttttgtagttttgtccaaCATCGCAGACTTTTAGATGGAGCCCTTATTTCTtaggaaattattaggaaatagCCACGTTCATGCACTCAAACAAATAAGGCTCGCAAACATTCTTCATATACATCTTTTATTGTTGCACACACTAATCTCTTCAATACTCGCATGATGAATACAAAGTGAAAAGCCCCCACACATTTTAGTCATAAAGAGCCCAAAAAGCCAATGGCAAGGGCTTTTCACAGAAGGTTTAAACATCATCAAGCAATCCTTGAGAATCGTAAGCTATAACAATGGGACTCCTAACAATGTAATTGTAACTTTAACAATGAAgcatacaaacataaaatgtaaaacaaaattcTGTTTAAGGTCAGTTGAATCTAAGGTCAAGAAAGTACCAAGCTCTTAGACTCTGCTTTTCAGAGTAGCCGGAAATATCAAGGctttgtaaataataataaatatttcttcattaaaatcagCAGATACCAGGGTTTATACTTCAGAAAAACCCTTTTTGGGAAATGCGTTGCATGTTCGTCATGAAATTCACAATAAAGggaaccacaaaaaaaaaaagtcctttaaAATGCCCTGTTAACGTAAAAATAGAAAGAATTGCGTAGTGTTGGAAAATAAAGGCAGAATTCTGATTGAACATTAACAAGAGGTTTATGTGAGTATACTGTAGCTTCACCCTACACGAGTGAACATTCATTTATAGTGCTATTgtataaagaataaaatactTTCATTTGTGGAAACCTATGTCGTTATTTAGAATTTCCAAAGCGATGGCGTGAGATTTCAAGAGACGTCCACTTCCCACATAGTGTCATTGGTCGTCTAGAATACTGTGACAGCATCGGTCACAAATACCTGCACTTATTGGATTGTCGTACTGTAGGTCATACAGAAACACGTGGAGCTAGTTAAGGCAGACAACTCAAATGGTTCTGTGTCCTGAAGTATCACTCGGGGAGTGACAAAAACGGAAATTTATATTTATTCTCACTAAAATCTGGACGTTCACTATGTGAGTTGTCTGGCTGAACTATATTTTTCAAGTGAAAGGTGTGGGTATAATATATTTTGTGCTGATTCATGCCCTTCCAGCACACCCTGAAATATCATttggagcaacaacaacaaaaaaaaaaagcatagtATGAAAATACAATTACTATACTGAGCAATGTGTCATTTGCTTTATCAAGACGTACGATAACATCAAAATATGTTCTCAAATCTGATTTACATTTATAATGTCAAGAAAAGTTTAGCAAAGAGTGgacaatacaacaatacatgTGTCTAACGCTCAGGCatctcagcaaaaaaaacaaacctgttttGCAAATACTTTCAGTTTACTGTCAGCAAATGGTCACCTTTTATAtaaaggacaggttcacattttttcaagtctatcttaatacAATAGTCAcgtgccgtgtgtgtgtgtgtgtgtcactgtaatCACTCCTTCTGTCCACACTGGCCATGAAGCAATCTCTTCATAGTGCGACTACACTGTAAAGGATGCTGAAGGATACAAACTCCACTGTCCTTATCTGTAAAAATGCATCCTAatgttcagctgaagctaatgcGACGCTAGTCTCAGCCAGTCTGTGTTTCCTCACTGAGCTGAAGCAGAGGAATACTTCTGAAGTCCGCATTCGCAGGCAGATTTGTTGTTGGTATTTTTTCCCCATCCAGTTGTGATTCCCCTTAGCTAAGAGCTGGTTCTGTCTCAGCGTTCGCGTCAACCTAATTTCCAGCAGCATTAGGCAGctgatttcagtgaaaaaagctctgataaacccactttACGCTACCCGCCCATCACCAAACAGcggacagacaaagttagagactagttggtgaacacagtggagcgtCTAGCGGTTAAAGACCCAAATATATTTCTAAGGATATAGTGGAGACCAAACTAGAGCTAAAATAAGAGTGAATTTTGGACTTCAGGTGAACACAAACCCGACTCCAAAtggatgataatgttgctctgttcctgctggatgtgtaaataggcaccTGTTAAACCaatttataaggtgataatatgtcaaggTTTTGTTTaaagcttgtttctgctgcccccaagtgatGAAAAACGTGACCCCACGTTGACCTAAATTAAGCCCTATCTCCAACCTTAGAGGGCAGCGTTGCAGAAAACACTATTCAAAGGGGAAACAGACTTCAACACAAGGCAAAGATACAACATTACGGGCAGTATTACACCAGCAATAAGCCTACACTCAACGGCCCCATTGATTTGTCGAACTCACACTGCTGAGGCCTCATGTTAGTTTCAGCTGAACTTTCTTATCACAGCGACCAATAACTCCATCGATGTACTATGGCATGTGAGTACTGTATTAAGATAGTCTTATCCTTTACTACTATCCTCATAAATAAGGCCAAATCAGGAATCAGAGAATAACACGTTTTAAAATCTTTGTTCTTCCACTGGCAGTTCTTTGAGATTCTGTGCTTCTGGATCGTACCTTTTAAACAGTTCTTCTATAGGCAAGGGGTAGTCCACAAGGAGGCATGCAGTTATTGAAAATTATTGCATGACATAAACCGCCTCTGTCGAGTATTGGTGTTGTCTATTCATAATTTGATTCAAATGGAAAGCGTGTGTTGGCACTGTCTTCACTGTCAATCGTGTCAGTCTCCTTTGTCTAATCTCGTAAGAGCTGAAACCAGCAGCCTTCCAGCTATGAGTGTTGATTCAGAGGTGATGAGGACATGCCAGAGGTGTGCGGTTATCTGAAAATAATGCCCACCCTCTGGCGGCCAGAATTAATTGTCATCTATGTCCATGGTACGATATAGTGCTGTGTGTATCAGTTCTCTGTGGACTTTGTCGAAAACTAATGTGGCATTCAAACAAACATTCTCATTGTCTTGCTAGTTTTGCCCAAAGCATCACAGAAGCGGAGAGTTTAGGTTATGTCACGACATGAAACAACTGCAAAGCTGAATCTAACTTGAATGAGATTAACACTGACAATCCACAATATGGCAAACCGTTGACTTGTTTCTCTTCAGTCGTTTTTCGTAAACTCGCCCGCCTCCCAGCGCAGAGCCATGGCACTCTTGCGTCTTCCTCCTGTGTAGACCTCTGGAAACTGAGAAAGAACAGCTGATTGTTTACCTGCTTTCATagcacttcctccacctcctcctccacctccacctccttcacttccacctcctctctcaggTTATTAGACTGAAGGTGGAATAAGGAAATCAGTTTTGCATGATAATATTGCTGTTCAGAGTTACCAAGCTACATTTTGCCACAATCTTTCTCTTcggttttttgttgttgttgtaaattaaGACAGGGCACACTCAATACATgcataaacattaaaaaaagaaactgtttgaACGGGAGCTTACTCTGTGATCACAGGATAAAGCACAGCGATCCATCCTGTAGGCTGTTTTCATTGGTGATGATGGAGAGGACTTGCACTTCACTGGTACATCAACTAATAACAAAGACCAAATATCAATATTAGCTTAAAggtatacacacaaacaaaaagggaaaaagtaTAACAAAGTGTTGTAAATAATGTATTGTTCTGCGGTCAGTATTTTGCAGACATACCTGAATTGTCAAACGCCAAAGTGTCCATGTGATTTGACAACATCCTCTCTGTGTTGAACCTGTCTTTGCCGTACAGATTTGCCCTCTCTTTCCTCAGctcatcctccctctgcttcaccATCTTAATCTCTTCATCTACCAGTGATATTGAGCTTCTTGAACGCAGCTTGAAAAAGGGGTTGTTCAGGAACATTTTTTCCTGGGGCTGCTCGCAGGCTTTGTTGAGGGAGAACTCGGAGGCGCTGCGAATAATCAAATTGGATGTCTCTAGGATGATGAAGTTGGAGCTGTTGTCCTCGGAGCGCCACTCGCCAGACCGAGCTGCCACGTTGTCTTTGCCATGTCTGGGGCTGGAGGTGAAATCATTGCTAGCGTCGAGAATGATGACATTGTTCGCTGACACTTCATGTTTCAGTGGTTCCTTAGTGGGTGAGGAGGTGATGATGAATGATGGCGTGAGTGGAGTGCTTATGGATCTGGGAAAACTTCGTGATGGAGCGCAGTCAGTTGATTTGCCCATCCTGGAGaggcccctctctctcctgaagttctcctccctctccattgATATGCGAATCTCCCTTTCAATTGGTGTTTCTGGGTCATCGTAGGGGGACCTGTAACTGGAATCATCCAGGCCAGAATCCTCTGAGCAAGGGCTGAATTGGGTATGAGGATAATCCCCAACCAGATTCAAGTTCTCCAGATCATGTGCTTTCTTTTGGGTTCTTTCAATGTTGCGGACCGGTGTGTACATGAAGCTGTGGCTGCCATGGAAGCTGGGCTGCTTGGTTGTAGGTAAGACAATCTTGTTCGTGGTTTGCTCCTCCATTTCCCGCCACTGTTTACGAGCCAGCTGGAAGTCCACGTGCTCAGTGCTAACATTCTCGCTCTTGGTCTCCTGTATCACACAGAAGTCTTTAGGCAGCTTCTTGTTTGGATCTGCATTGATGTGCTGTTGTTGGGTGGTGTGGTTATGATTGGCATCTCTGCCATTTTCACTCTCATCTTCAGAGATTTTTGACAAACCTTGAAGGCCTAAAGGGTTATATTTAACCTCTTGTTGAGGGGTGGGAAAGGAAATGATATCCTCAGGTTGTTCCAGAACTTCTTCCACTTGTGGAACCTCAATATGGACCTCTTCaaagttgttgttgtcttgttctTCAAAGTCTGTCACCTCAACTTTCTGGACAAAGAGCTCCTGGGCACTGAGCTGAAGACTGTCCAAATATGAGTCATCATCTTCTTTATTTATAGAAGACGAGAATATTGATCTCCATTTCTCGTCTGTCTCACTATCTGAAGAAGCTGCTGCAATCTCAACTCTCAGGCATTCGTCCATTTCTTCAGGGTCAAGGTCATGACAGGACTCATTGGACACATCTGACATTGCCTCCTCTCTAATGCACTGCTCTAATATCGATTCCTCTGTAATGGGTGGTTCAAATAGGATGTCATGGGCCTCTGGGTCTTCCTCTATGTCGATTGCCAGATTTTGATAGTCATCATTAAGCTCATTATCCTCAGCCTCAGGCTCTGGCTCAGGGTATAACTCTAGCTCAGGGTATTGCTCCGGCTCAGGGTACTGGTCTGGTTCAGAGTCTTGCTCTGGCTCAAGGTAGTGCCCCAGCTCAGGGTCTTCCTGTGTCTCAGGGTATTTCTCTGGTTCAGGGTCTTGCTCTGACTCAGGGTATGGTTCTGAATCAGGGtatggttctggttctggtttaGGGTCCTGCTCTGGCTCAGGATACTGCTCTGGCTCAGGAACTTGCTCTTGCTCAGGATCTTGTTCTGGCGTGTCCTGCCTCTTACGATGGGCCTCATTCTCATAAACACTGTCAGCACTGGAGAATGTGTCAGACACAGATGAGGTGATTGACTCATTCCTGTTGAGCTCGTTATGCCCTGGCTCTAATATCAAAGCCTCCTTTTGATCCTGACAAGGCACTGCAGTATAAACACTGGCCTCAGAGCTGTCAGGGTTGGAAATCTCAATTGTGTCGGTTGGTGGGCCGGTTAATAATTCGCCAAGCATCGCTTTTTCCCCTGGGGACGATGGGGATGAGTCTGTCTCTAAACAAACTTGCTCATCATCTGCACTGAAATCCTTTCCCTGCTCAGGTGAATCAGCCACAGCGACCTCCACTTCACAGTCCATTGCCAGCTCTGATTGTTCAgtggtttccatggtgacgGAGAAGGAGTTGTGATTCTCAGTTGTGCTGCAACCTTCGCTCAGTTCTTTTCCATCTGCCTCTCTATCCACCGAGGTAGCTTTCTGAGAAAACAGAGAATAAGGAAAACAGACTTTCATTTTCTGGTAGGGAGAAAGGGAATTGTTAGTTGGTACCTTTGCTAAATGCATAGATGAGTTGGGCACTTCTGTGCATGGGAATCAATAGCAGTGTTTCCACAGTATCCTTACTTAACCCATATAGCAATATCTGCAGTCTCTTTAACCATGTCTCCTCCCAGTGTCTACCTGAATTCAAAATATCTTAATTAATTTCCCAAATGACAAGTCCATTCTTGGGATTTGCCTGCGTGACACCCCACTTGAATAACAAAGCAAAGAGATTGTCAGATAAAGAGATAGACGCCGATGAATTGCACTCAGCGTCTGAACGATAAGCCAGGACTatcatttggacattttgtcaATATTGCGCTCTATGTAACACAGCACATTAGATGGATCAGTCCATCACAACCTGATTATATGTACGATTATTATGAAATAGATACATCGGAAACACTGTTGTGATCCATAAAAATAAGACCCTGGATTGTCAGACAGAAGATTCTATCTGTTGCAACGATCACTCTTGTCCATACAGAACTCATCACGAGGATCATCGCCATCATTATTAACACCACAGACAAGAACACTGGACAGGCTCAATAACACTCCAGGATGTCATTGTGAATGCAATCACACCAATGCGACTTTGGCTAATCCTCCTGAACAAGTCTTGAAGTGCAATAAGCACACTAAAGTTGTCCATGCACGGCACTTAAATGTCTTGTGCCAGGCAGAGAATCACTTTCAAATGTATCTGTGGatggatggggtggggggggggggggtgcttgcTGTTGCTGTGCTGGGTGAATGTTTCCCTAAGTGGGTTATGTGCAGAAAGAGACGAAGCGCACCAAAAGCAGCTGAATTTGATGAAATTATATGTGTTCTTATGTAAGACTGCGGGCTGGGTCTGCCTCCCACACACTGCCGGAGTGTCCCTGCAAGATGATTAGCTGAGCCCCACAATCCCtgtgttcacacatgcacacacatactctcagATAATTAGAATTACTCTTACCAGTGACTGCGAGAGCCATCACCGGCTATATTCATTCCttgacttttacattttaaagatacACTCCCCTCAGCTCACTGTGGGTAACAGCGGCTACAGAAAATACAGACTTCGGCAAGAGCTAAATTCATTGAGCGTTTTGTCTGAGCGCACCTTTTGtgttcaaaacatcaacagtgagaTGAGTTGAAATTTGGGGGATTTGCAGGCGCTACTGGCTGCTATAATAAAGTAATGTGTCACTGCTCTGACGCGGCCAGTTTTAGGCATCATCATCGCTTATTCCTGCGTCACGTGACTCCCCACTGGACACATTATTGTTTCCATTCCTATATTTAACTTTCTAGGTGTCATCATAGCTTAGGGGTTAAGATGCCGACCACGAACCACAACTTCCCTGGTTCACCATGTAAACCAACCGTCTGGGACGGCATGTTAAACGCATGTCTCGCAGTCCCTGTGACTGACTGGTGGGCTAACTGGACAGAGCTGTCTGAGTCGATGACTGTGTCTGTTAGATGCTGGGGTAAATACAGAATGTTCTTTCATCAACACCAAAAATTGGGTGTTGGTATTTTGTGCCAGTGTGTGGAAGGCTCTGGTTGAATCCCCCTCACCCTGCAGCTGATGTCATGTGGTCCTGCTGCCAAGTGTCAGGGCAGCAGCTCACCAGGGCCTACGGCCTCTTTTCACTCCAAAGCCCAGAGTATTTAACAGCATACCCGCGGCTGCTGACTCCAAACATCGAATACTGCCAGCACCCGTCCACTCTCCACCAAGTTTCTAATCCTTTagccttcctctttctcctcatctctctttgGAACAGTCACGGTAGGCACATTCCTTTCATCAGGCCCGCTCCTGCATAATGTGACCAAGCAGGGTCTAACCGGGGGACTGGCATCAGTGTTTTAGCTGCAGTGGCTGTCAATGCTTGCAAATCAATATAATCATCTTAGTGTGTGTTATCTAATTTACATCTAATTTGTTCATGGCTGGGTCAAAAAACTTACTCTCATTAAGAGACCAGAATTGACaaaattattttctccattCCTTTTCATCCGCAACTGGCCTGTCACGCTCCCTTGTGGAAGTTTTcaattacacacatatatacacacacaaacacacacacacacctacaaggACACGTGCATGCGACAGACTGAGCGCCATGGTAACCATCAACAGGCCTGACATTTAGTGCACTGCTCAGCTCTCGCCTTCTCCGCCTCCCCCTCACCACCTCATCAGCAGACTGTTAAAT encodes the following:
- the palmdb gene encoding palmdelphin: MEEADLLKERLQAITNKRRIQENIAKKRRQIEEEKLKLQYIKKKALREQWLMDGLSQQSEEEQEAMRLQAHDERRQSDELQSNIVRIEKEIEALETEELNISANEEAVLKRLKEVERTPEDIIKKATSVDREADGKELSEGCSTTENHNSFSVTMETTEQSELAMDCEVEVAVADSPEQGKDFSADDEQVCLETDSSPSSPGEKAMLGELLTGPPTDTIEISNPDSSEASVYTAVPCQDQKEALILEPGHNELNRNESITSSVSDTFSSADSVYENEAHRKRQDTPEQDPEQEQVPEPEQYPEPEQDPKPEPEPYPDSEPYPESEQDPEPEKYPETQEDPELGHYLEPEQDSEPDQYPEPEQYPELELYPEPEPEAEDNELNDDYQNLAIDIEEDPEAHDILFEPPITEESILEQCIREEAMSDVSNESCHDLDPEEMDECLRVEIAAASSDSETDEKWRSIFSSSINKEDDDSYLDSLQLSAQELFVQKVEVTDFEEQDNNNFEEVHIEVPQVEEVLEQPEDIISFPTPQQEVKYNPLGLQGLSKISEDESENGRDANHNHTTQQQHINADPNKKLPKDFCVIQETKSENVSTEHVDFQLARKQWREMEEQTTNKIVLPTTKQPSFHGSHSFMYTPVRNIERTQKKAHDLENLNLVGDYPHTQFSPCSEDSGLDDSSYRSPYDDPETPIEREIRISMEREENFRRERGLSRMGKSTDCAPSRSFPRSISTPLTPSFIITSSPTKEPLKHEVSANNVIILDASNDFTSSPRHGKDNVAARSGEWRSEDNSSNFIILETSNLIIRSASEFSLNKACEQPQEKMFLNNPFFKLRSRSSISLVDEEIKMVKQREDELRKERANLYGKDRFNTERMLSNHMDTLAFDNSVDVPVKCKSSPSSPMKTAYRMDRCALSCDHRFPEVYTGGRRKSAMALRWEAGEFTKND